A single Elaeis guineensis isolate ETL-2024a chromosome 15, EG11, whole genome shotgun sequence DNA region contains:
- the LOC105058268 gene encoding scopoletin glucosyltransferase-like, with the protein MADSSSSSSIDKGGAFPHVLRIYFIPFPSPGHIIPMVDIAKLFAERGADATVVLTPLNVTRFSGTVTRAAAAGNRIYLYVLPFPSTAGLPDGCESTDALPSRSLSGPFARALDLLRDSFDSVIRDHRPDAIVSDVFLPWTSAAAAELGVPRYAFTGTGCFALSVERSLQVNRPQGWASSDSDPRLVPGLPDRVYLTRSRLAEATLPGSTAHEILDRLREADRSTAAWVVNTFPELEPGYLEHYERVTGKRVFAVGPVSLCNRAAADASERGRGAAAAGEAARILTWLDSKQAGSVIYVCFGSLSRFPAAQMKEIGMGLEESRVPFLWVFGETAATAEETAELDEWMEGMEGRVGERGMVVRGWAPQLAALGHEAVGGFMTHCGWGAVAEAAAAGVPALTWPLFADQFYNEALVVGVVGTGVAVGAAEGFVWGEEEKAGVVVGKARIAARVAWLMGRAASGGSGREEAEGIRRRAREMGEMARRAVAPGGSSYLAVGRMMEDIGPRNGQSAAAGSRDGDLGN; encoded by the coding sequence ATGGcggactcctcctcctcctcctccatcgaCAAAGGAGGCGCCTTTCCTCACGTTCTACGTATTTACTTCATCCCCTTCCCCTCCCCGGGCCACATCATCCCCATGGTCGACATCGCCAAGCTCTTTGCCGAGCGCGGCGCCGACGCCACCGTCGTCCTCACCCCCCTCAACGTCACCCGCTTCAGCGGTACCGTCACCCGAGCCGCCGCTGCTGGCAACCGCATCTACCTTTATGTCCTCCCATTCCCATCCACCGCCGGCCTCCCCGACGGCTGCGAGAGCACCGACGCCCTCCCCTCCCGCTCCCTCTCCGGCCCCTTCGCCCGCGCCCTCGACCTCCTTCGAGACTCCTTTGACAGCGTCATCCGCGACCACCGCCCAGACGCCATTGTCTCCGACGTCTTCCTCCCCTGgacctccgccgccgccgccgagcTCGGCGTCCCCCGGTACGCGTTTACCGGGACCGGCTGCTTCGCTCTCTCGGTGGAGCGGAGCCTCCAGGTGAACCGGCCCCAGGGCTGGGCTTCCTCCGACTCGGATCCGCGCCTCGTCCCAGGTCTCCCGGACCGGGTTTATCTCACCCGGTCCAGGCTGGCCGAGGCGACCCTCCCCGGTTCGACGGCCCACGAGATCCTGGACCGGCTCCGGGAGGCGGATCGAAGCACCGCCGCATGGGTGGTGAACACCTTCCCGGAGCTCGAGCCAGGGTATTTGGAGCACTACGAGAGGGTGACGGGGAAGCGTGTCTTCGCCGTGGGCCCCGTTTCTCTATGCAATCGGGCGGCGGCGGATGCGTCGGAGCGGGGGCGGGGGGCGGCCGCAGCGGGGGAGGCGGCGCGGATCTTGACGTGGCTGGACTCGAAGCAGGCCGGATCGGTGATCTACGTGTGCTTCGGGAGCCTGAGCCGGTTCCCGGCGGCCCAGATGAAGGAGATTGGGATGGGGCTGGAGGAGTCCAGGGTTCCGTTCCTGTGGGTGTTCGGAGAGACGGCGGCGACGGCGGAGGAGACGGCGGAGCTGGACGAGTGGATGGAAGGGATGGAGGGGAGGGTGGGGGAGAGGGGAATGGTAGTGAGGGGGTGGGCCCCGCAGTTGGCGGCGCTGGGGCACGAAGCGGTGGGGGGATTCATGACGCACTGCGGGTGGGGGGCGGTGGCAGAAGCGGCCGCGGCGGGTGTACCAGCGCTGACGTGGCCACTGTTCGCGGACCAGTTCTACAACGAGGCGCTGGTGGTGGGGGTGGTGGGGACGGGGGTGGCGGTTGGGGCCGCGGAGGGGTTCGTGTGGGGGGAGGAGGAGAAGGCCGGGGTGGTGGTAGGAAAAGCGCGGATCGCCGCAAGGGTGGCGTGGCTGATGGGCCGCGCTGCAAGCGGCGGAAGCGGCCGAGAAGAGGCGGAGGGAATCCGGCGGCGGGCGAGGGAGATGGGGGAAATGGCGCGGCGCGCGGTGGCGCCAGGCGGGTCGTCGTACCTCGCCGTCGGGCGCATGATGGAAGATATCGGGCCGCGGAACGGCCAGAGCGCGGCGGCGGGGAGCCGCGACGGAGATCTTGGGAATTAG
- the LOC105058063 gene encoding UDP-glucose 6-dehydrogenase 5: MVKICCLGAGYVGGPTMAVIALKCPSIEVVVVDISVSRISAWNSDQLPIYEPGLDDVVKQCRGRNLFFSTDIEKHVSEADIIFVSVNTPTKTRGLGAGKAADLTYWESAARMIANVAKSDKIVVEKSTVPVKTAEAIEKILTHNSKGINFQILSNPEFLAEGTAIQDLFKPDRVLIGGRETPEGRKAVQALKDVYANWVPEDRILTTNLWSAELSKLAANAFLAQRISSVNAISALCEATGANVSEVAYSVGKDTRIGPKFLNSSVGFGGSCFQKDILNLVYICECNGLPEVANYWKQVIKINDYQKSRFVNRVVSSMFNTVAGKKIAVLGFAFKKDTGDTRETPAIDVCKGLLGDKAKISIYDPQVTEDQIQRDLAMNKFDWDHPVHLQPMSPTAVKQVSVTWDAYEATKGAHGICILTEWDEFKSLDYKEIYESMQKPAFIFDGRNVVDPEKLREIGFIVYSIGKPLDPWLKDMPAVA; this comes from the coding sequence ATGGTGAAGATCTGCTGCCTTGGAGCCGGCTATGTTGGTGGCCCAACCATGGCTGTAATTGCCCTCAAATGCCCATCCATTGAAGTGGTTGTTGTCGACATCTCTGTCTCCCGGATCTCAGCATGGAACAGTGATCAGCTCCCAATCTATGAGCCAGGCCTTGATGATGTGGTCAAGCAGTGCAGAGGGAggaacctcttcttcagcaccgACATTGAAAAGCATGTCTCCGAGGCCGATATCATCTTCGTCTCCGTGAACACACCGACCAAAACCCGTGGCCTTGGAGCAGGCAAGGCTGCTGATCTCACCTACTGGGAGAGTGCAGCCCGCATGATCGCCAATGTTGCCAAGTCCGACAAGATCGTGGTCGAGAAATCCACAGTCCCTGTCAAGACTGCTGAGGCCATTGAGAAGATCTTAACCCATAACAGCAAAGGTATCAACTTTCAGATCCTCTCAAACCCAGAATTCCTTGCAGAGGGCACAGCAATCCAGGACCTTTTCAAGCCTGATCGAGTGCTCATCGGCGGCCGGGAGACGCCTGAAGGCCGGAAGGCTGTTCAAGCATTGAAGGATGTCTATGCCAATTGGGTGCCGGAGGATCGAATTCTAACCACCAATCTATGGTCTGCAGAGCTATCCAAGCTTGCAGCCAATGCCTTCTTGGCTCAAAGGATCTCATCTGTGAATGCCATCTCAGCACTCTGCGAGGCCACCGGCGCCAATGTGTCTGAGGTAGCCTACTCTGTGGGGAAGGATACAAGAATTGGGCCTAAGTTCTTGAATTCCAGTGTTGGCTTTGGAGGCTCCTGCTTCCAAAAGGATATCCTTAATCTAGTCTACATTTGTGAGTGCAATGGTCTTCCTGAGGTGGCCAACTACTGGAAGCAGGTCATCAAGATCAATGACTACCAGAAGAGCCGATTTGTGAATCGAGTGGTATCCTCCATGTTCAACACCGTCGCTGGAAAGAAGATTGCGGTGCTCGGGTTCGCATTCAAGAAGGATACTGGTGACACTAGGGAGACTCCAGCCATTGATGTCTGCAAGGGCCTATTGGGTGACAAGGCCAAGATCAGCATCTATGATCCCCAGGTGACAGAGGACCAGATCCAGCGTGACCTTGCGATGAACAAGTTCGACtgggaccacccggtccacctcCAGCCGATGAGCCCGACGGCGGTGAAGCAGGTGAGTGTGACCTGGGATGCATATGAGGCCACAAAGGGGGCGCATGGCATCTGCATTCTGACTGAGTGGGATGAGTTCAAGTCACTTGACTATAAGGAGATCTATGAGAGCATGCAGAAGCCAGCATTTATATTTGATGGCCGCAATGTGGTGGATCCAGAAAAACTTAGGGAAATTGGCTTCATTGTTTACTCAATTGGGAAGCCACTGGATCCATGGCTTAAGGACATGCCTGCTGTGGCTTGA